A genomic region of Elephas maximus indicus isolate mEleMax1 chromosome 10, mEleMax1 primary haplotype, whole genome shotgun sequence contains the following coding sequences:
- the LOC126084474 gene encoding olfactory receptor 11G2-like, with protein sequence MQLLYFGLFSVTYTLTLMGNAAIVCAVCWDLRLHTPMYIFLGNFSCLEICYVTTTIPNMLANFLSISKSISFVSCFVQFYFFFSFGCDEGFYLCIMAFDRYLAICHPLHYPRIMTKELCTGLAIFGWSCGFILFLTPVVVISQLPYCGPNIIDHFVCDPVPLMMLSCSEDTTTQLIYSVFNAIFMIGTFLFVLCSYALVILVVLRIPSAASKRKAFSTCASHLAVVVLFFGSVMVMYVNPGSEHPMKMQKIVTLFYSVITPLCNPLIYSLRNKEMMAALRKIFRIE encoded by the coding sequence ATGCAGCTCCTCTACTTCGGGCTCTTCTCAGTAACCTACACGCTGACCTTGATGGGGAATGCAGCTATTGTCTGTGCTGTGTGCTGGGACCTGCGCCTTCACACTCCTATGTACATATTCCTGGGGAATTTCTCTTGTCTAGAAATATGTTATGTTACCACAACCATCCCTAACATGTTGGCCAACTTCCTCTCCATAAGCAAGTCCATCTCCTTTGTGAGTTGTTTTGTAcaattctactttttcttctcttttggatgTGATGAGGGCTTCTACCTTTGCATCATGGCCTTTGACAGGTACCTTGCCATCTGCCATCCTCTACATTATCCACGCATCATGACTAAAGAGCTGTGCACTGGCCTGGCCATCTTTGGATGGTCTTGTGGGTTTATCCTCTTCCTAACCCCAGTTGTTGTCATTTCACAATTGCCCTACTGTGGCCCAAATATCATCGACCATTTTGTGTGTGATCCTGTCCCATTGATGATGCTGTCCTGTTCTGAAGACACCACCACACAGCTCATTTACTCTGTTTTCAATGCTATCTTCATGATTGGCACTTTTCTCTTTGTCCTTTGTTCCTATGCTCTGGTGATTCTGGTTGTGCTACGGATACCCTCAGCAGCGAGCAAACGCAAGGCTTTCTCCACTTGTGCTTCTCATCTGGCTGTGGTGGTTCTGTTTTTTGGCTCTGTTATGGTGATGTATGTGAACCCAGGATCAGAACATCCAATGAAAATGCAAAAAATTGTTACCTTGTTTTATTCTGTGATAACACCTCTATGCAATCCTCTAATATACAGCCTCAGAAACAAGGAGATGATGGCTGCTCTGAGGAAAATCTTCAGGATTGAATGA